A part of Maridesulfovibrio hydrothermalis AM13 = DSM 14728 genomic DNA contains:
- a CDS encoding TSUP family transporter: MKYPSARYLLILLFAALPLLIPELLSANSNIKLPDIIGNINNPYILPDGGGPGFFLSAAIGMVAGLLSSAIGAGGGLIVVPALMTAGISGIYAIGSEIFRLFIFSTIQSIRMGFNKRINYLMAIYLTIGTTIGGYGGYVLTKTVFFADPAGSDVFISSMIIFWLIIYSFIIIPEFREAAHEYALELLKKEKGEKEADAAIQMEQPTPPATETGTENKNTNGEKENTAEETEETKVEEALPKAQFEDELYPDEKPWEIAKTIRTMKLPPYIKFPGTIKSGEDDELEPADIRRAGRNQDLDTQEEEQKYDRIPIIPAVLLSVVGGFFMAMTGSGGVILSFTILTKGFGCVAALVAGTDLARLALASGTLTLGAFGLNGFINIYCITGLIFGTTTGLHLGSKSLKHIQPYRVKGLISLLVISVILNRILALPQQLNKSGASIPAGITDALGQSGMYILIIGAAIFSGWLIFAFISGVLESLKPAEKGAGK, from the coding sequence ATGAAATATCCTTCCGCCCGTTATCTGTTAATACTCCTCTTTGCAGCCCTCCCCCTGCTTATACCTGAGCTGTTGTCTGCAAACAGTAATATAAAATTGCCTGATATTATCGGCAACATAAATAACCCGTACATTTTGCCTGATGGAGGCGGCCCCGGTTTTTTTCTGTCCGCTGCCATAGGGATGGTCGCCGGATTGCTCAGCTCGGCAATTGGAGCAGGGGGCGGACTGATTGTTGTCCCTGCGCTCATGACCGCAGGCATTTCCGGCATCTATGCAATAGGTTCCGAAATATTCCGCCTGTTTATTTTCAGCACAATTCAATCTATCCGCATGGGATTCAATAAGCGCATTAACTATCTAATGGCCATATACCTAACCATAGGCACAACCATAGGCGGATATGGAGGCTACGTATTAACCAAGACGGTTTTTTTCGCTGACCCTGCCGGAAGCGATGTTTTTATTTCATCCATGATCATTTTCTGGCTGATTATTTATTCGTTCATCATAATACCGGAATTTCGCGAAGCTGCCCATGAATACGCTCTTGAACTCCTCAAAAAAGAAAAGGGAGAAAAAGAGGCCGATGCCGCAATCCAAATGGAACAGCCCACTCCTCCTGCAACTGAGACGGGCACAGAAAATAAGAACACAAATGGAGAAAAGGAAAATACTGCCGAAGAGACAGAGGAAACAAAAGTAGAAGAAGCTCTGCCCAAAGCCCAGTTTGAAGATGAACTATACCCGGATGAAAAACCGTGGGAAATTGCGAAAACCATTCGCACCATGAAACTCCCGCCTTACATTAAATTCCCGGGCACGATCAAATCCGGCGAAGATGACGAACTAGAACCTGCTGATATCAGACGCGCAGGGAGAAATCAGGATTTAGATACGCAGGAGGAAGAACAAAAATATGACCGCATCCCGATCATCCCCGCGGTACTGCTTTCCGTGGTTGGTGGTTTCTTCATGGCTATGACCGGATCAGGGGGCGTAATCCTCAGCTTTACCATCTTAACCAAAGGGTTCGGATGCGTGGCTGCTCTTGTTGCAGGAACAGATCTTGCCAGACTGGCTCTTGCGTCAGGTACTCTGACTCTGGGAGCCTTCGGGTTGAACGGTTTTATCAATATTTACTGTATAACGGGACTCATTTTCGGAACAACCACCGGGCTGCATCTGGGCAGCAAATCCCTGAAACATATCCAGCCTTACCGAGTGAAAGGACTTATTTCTCTGCTGGTAATCTCGGTCATTTTGAACCGTATTCTGGCCTTACCGCAACAGCTTAATAAATCTGGAGCATCCATTCCGGCAGGAATTACAGACGCACTTGGTCAAAGCGGCATGTATATCCTGATCATCGGGGCAGCTATTTTCAGCGGCTGGCTTATTTTCGCTTTTATCAGCGGTGTGCTTGAATCACTTAAACCGGCAGAAAAAGGAGCAGGCAAATGA
- a CDS encoding DUF362 domain-containing protein, which yields MSIKESAKEPVAYFRILEYESTFLDTAVAMILEECGLKVKSGTKVLVKPNLVSSKNPLACTHPNVTLSLCRYLKDCGAQITVADSPGYGSAAQVSKAIGMTTGLAELGLKPKGLGKPVKLELSFGKSIGISRDALETDMIINVPKLKAHSQFMVTGAVKNLFGTVVGFRKALAHTRFGENPGFMEKMIIEVNKAMPVSFNLMDAIYPMHKTGPISGKPYTMSLLAGSCNQYALDTSIYMLLGLSPNKILLWKESARQKIFGYHPDHIKYVIEPPDNFDTTDFIIPEKLSPMEFEAVRFVKGRLKSVFSRFI from the coding sequence ATGAGCATAAAAGAATCCGCCAAAGAACCAGTGGCATATTTTCGTATCCTTGAATACGAATCCACTTTTCTAGACACCGCAGTCGCCATGATTTTAGAAGAGTGCGGACTTAAAGTTAAATCTGGAACCAAGGTGCTAGTTAAGCCGAATCTTGTTTCCTCCAAGAATCCCCTTGCCTGCACGCACCCCAATGTAACTCTTTCCCTGTGTCGTTACCTTAAAGATTGCGGAGCGCAAATCACCGTGGCGGACTCACCTGGATACGGCTCTGCTGCGCAGGTATCCAAAGCCATCGGCATGACCACAGGGCTTGCAGAGCTGGGACTTAAACCTAAAGGGCTGGGTAAACCTGTAAAACTGGAACTTTCATTCGGTAAATCAATCGGAATTTCCCGCGATGCTCTTGAAACAGACATGATAATAAACGTGCCCAAGCTCAAAGCTCACAGCCAGTTCATGGTAACCGGAGCGGTAAAGAATCTGTTCGGTACAGTGGTAGGTTTCCGCAAAGCTCTGGCCCACACCAGATTCGGGGAAAATCCGGGATTCATGGAAAAAATGATCATTGAAGTAAATAAAGCCATGCCTGTATCCTTCAATCTGATGGATGCCATCTACCCCATGCACAAAACAGGCCCCATAAGCGGTAAGCCCTACACAATGAGTCTACTGGCAGGATCGTGCAATCAGTATGCACTTGATACTTCTATTTATATGTTACTAGGCCTCAGCCCAAATAAAATTCTGCTCTGGAAAGAAAGTGCCCGGCAAAAAATTTTCGGCTATCATCCCGATCACATCAAATACGTAATAGAACCTCCTGACAATTTCGATACTACCGATTTTATAATTCCTGAGAAGCTGTCTCCTATGGAATTTGAGGCTGTACGATTTGTAAAAGGACGGCTTAAAAGTGTTTTCAGCAGATTTATATAA
- a CDS encoding sensor histidine kinase, protein MESAELHKDRDGLRFFGQISATISHDLKNVLAIINEDAGLLQDLSLMAGQGMELAPERLIKLAEKIQNQVKRGDSIIKNMNKFAHSVDLPECEVDFYELTSLVISLLTRIASRKCVTLCLKEGEPVKGKGDPFIIQMLIARSFEISMDHAGKDSEISIEVGKAADSSVITVSGLNSSIPEDQLASLGQVAGNAGASIKLSPHDYILTLNF, encoded by the coding sequence ATGGAATCAGCTGAACTTCACAAAGACCGTGACGGACTCCGCTTTTTCGGGCAGATCAGCGCAACGATCTCCCATGATCTGAAAAATGTGCTGGCAATCATCAATGAAGATGCAGGGCTGTTGCAGGATTTATCACTTATGGCGGGACAGGGTATGGAACTTGCCCCGGAACGTTTGATAAAGCTGGCAGAGAAAATTCAGAATCAGGTCAAGCGGGGCGACTCCATCATTAAAAATATGAACAAGTTTGCCCATAGTGTGGACTTGCCGGAGTGCGAAGTTGATTTCTATGAACTGACCTCACTTGTAATTTCTCTGCTGACCAGAATTGCGTCTCGGAAATGTGTCACTCTTTGTCTTAAAGAAGGCGAGCCTGTAAAAGGCAAGGGAGATCCGTTTATTATACAGATGCTTATCGCTAGATCCTTTGAAATCAGCATGGATCATGCTGGAAAGGATAGCGAAATCAGCATTGAAGTAGGAAAGGCGGCAGATAGCAGTGTGATTACTGTCTCAGGATTAAATAGTTCTATTCCTGAAGATCAGCTTGCCAGTCTTGGACAGGTAGCCGGTAACGCGGGAGCTTCAATTAAGCTTAGCCCGCATGATTATATATTAACCCTTAATTTTTAA
- a CDS encoding PP2C family protein-serine/threonine phosphatase, which translates to MNGDDSGKKQEREMPKILVVDDSATMRNFLTRVLEGDYEVDTAADGVECVTKFIAGKPGVILLDLLMPVMDGFDVIDKIRNGLGDQEVIIIVLTGQDEQEIKAKALNSGANDYLTKPFHVVELKARVGVAIRQIMLTRQLQTANARLQKAYDIIDDEVKLVARLQDKLLPTEVPVIDGLELKSLYMPSGRASGDYYDVFGLEDGVIRVVMADVSGHGPQAAFIMAIVRTLFKADGDDRSDLAHSIDQINSHLLDLIGNDSYFVTLFAADIDFNKGEMKYLSAGHCPALIMLDGVMGEPLGAQIPPLGFFPVSSTLSECHFSSSLHLFLFTDGCYEWRMGDDFFSLDPFVEIAEELMLSNSLNLDSLEDILEEKTGMRPVFDDDVTALSINWTS; encoded by the coding sequence GTGAACGGTGATGATTCGGGTAAAAAGCAGGAAAGAGAGATGCCTAAGATTTTGGTTGTAGACGATTCTGCTACCATGAGGAATTTTTTAACCCGCGTCCTTGAAGGTGATTATGAAGTGGACACTGCCGCTGACGGTGTGGAATGTGTAACAAAATTTATTGCCGGCAAGCCCGGCGTGATTCTGCTTGATCTGTTGATGCCTGTGATGGATGGCTTTGATGTAATTGATAAAATACGTAACGGTCTTGGAGATCAGGAAGTAATCATTATTGTCCTGACCGGACAGGATGAGCAGGAGATCAAGGCAAAAGCTCTAAACAGCGGGGCTAATGACTACCTGACCAAACCTTTTCATGTGGTTGAACTTAAGGCACGGGTTGGTGTTGCCATCAGGCAGATTATGCTGACCCGGCAGTTGCAGACTGCTAATGCCAGATTGCAGAAGGCTTATGATATTATTGATGATGAAGTTAAGCTTGTTGCCCGTCTTCAGGATAAGCTGCTGCCGACCGAGGTTCCGGTTATTGACGGTCTGGAATTGAAAAGCCTTTATATGCCGTCCGGCAGAGCCAGCGGGGATTACTACGATGTTTTCGGGCTTGAGGATGGCGTAATCAGAGTTGTTATGGCCGATGTTTCAGGGCATGGACCTCAGGCCGCTTTTATAATGGCCATTGTTAGAACCCTTTTTAAAGCTGATGGAGATGACCGGAGCGACCTTGCTCACAGCATTGATCAGATTAATTCTCATCTGCTGGATCTGATTGGCAATGATAGTTATTTTGTAACCCTGTTTGCCGCCGATATTGATTTTAATAAAGGGGAAATGAAATATTTAAGTGCCGGTCATTGTCCTGCATTGATCATGTTGGACGGAGTTATGGGAGAGCCTCTGGGGGCGCAGATTCCACCGCTTGGTTTTTTCCCGGTGAGCAGTACTCTTTCTGAGTGTCATTTTTCTTCTTCACTGCATTTGTTTTTGTTTACTGACGGTTGCTATGAGTGGCGCATGGGGGATGACTTTTTCAGCCTTGATCCGTTTGTTGAAATTGCTGAAGAATTAATGCTGAGCAATAGTTTGAACCTTGATTCATTAGAGGATATTCTGGAGGAAAAAACTGGTATGCGTCCAGTTTTTGATGATGATGTAACTGCTCTTTCCATAAACTGGACCAGTTAG
- a CDS encoding ThiF family adenylyltransferase — translation MNLEKKIAHMLKGQLAEKVFTEAESVSIAPHEVLRSISRELGLDRSLVEKVAFKLGAVPERYVRNLTTFSVEEQEKLFSSKVAVIGLGGLGGHLLESLARAGVGSINACDGDSFEPSNMNRQLLATENSLSQKKSEAAFELVRRVNPAVFLDVRSEFLEEDQFDDFILGADVVADCLGGLTHRKQLKEAAARVGVPMVTASVAGWAGIVSTVLPGYSSPMDFFGDTEGLEELLGTPAPAISTAIGIQSAEILKILSGKGAGLAGKALMFDLSKLYFDIVSI, via the coding sequence ATGAATCTTGAAAAGAAAATAGCCCATATGCTTAAAGGGCAGTTGGCGGAAAAGGTTTTTACCGAAGCTGAAAGTGTGAGTATTGCGCCGCATGAAGTTCTACGGTCAATTTCAAGGGAGCTTGGTCTTGATCGTAGTTTGGTGGAAAAGGTTGCGTTTAAACTGGGAGCCGTGCCGGAAAGGTATGTCCGTAATTTGACCACTTTCAGTGTTGAAGAACAGGAGAAACTTTTTTCCTCTAAGGTTGCTGTTATCGGGCTGGGCGGTCTCGGCGGTCATTTGCTTGAATCACTGGCCCGTGCTGGGGTCGGGTCTATCAATGCTTGCGATGGTGATTCCTTTGAGCCATCTAATATGAATAGACAGCTCCTTGCCACTGAGAACTCGCTCAGTCAGAAAAAAAGTGAGGCAGCTTTTGAACTGGTGAGACGGGTCAATCCGGCTGTTTTTTTAGATGTTCGCTCTGAGTTTCTTGAAGAAGATCAGTTTGATGATTTTATTTTAGGTGCTGATGTCGTTGCGGACTGTCTGGGAGGTCTTACGCATAGAAAGCAGTTGAAAGAAGCTGCCGCAAGAGTGGGAGTCCCGATGGTTACAGCTTCTGTTGCCGGCTGGGCAGGGATTGTATCTACTGTTCTGCCCGGGTATTCGTCTCCGATGGATTTTTTTGGTGACACTGAAGGGCTGGAGGAACTTCTTGGAACCCCTGCTCCGGCTATTTCCACTGCAATCGGTATTCAAAGTGCAGAGATTTTAAAGATATTAAGCGGTAAGGGGGCTGGCCTTGCAGGAAAAGCTTTGATGTTTGATTTATCAAAATTATATTTTGATATTGTGTCGATATAG
- a CDS encoding ATP-binding cassette domain-containing protein codes for MSKKLVSMKDVSLSLDRGPVLQGIDWDIKQGEHWAVLGPNGAGKTTLMMILAGEVWPDDDKTREYFIAGGKTSSPLEPLERYRMISPEHQDIFLKLAWDVTGEEVVLSGKDNTPFLYRLADEEEYEKVRDLMQSLGMLDLAKRSMVAMSRGEGRKILIARALMAQPEMLILDEFLEGIDRQSRVQLMHAIDAAAASGTTVVCSAHRKEELPACVNKTLYIRDGQIDHCEDGQGRGIACTVNSAQERIPPAVNAVEAGKTLFRLSDSSVVFLGKTVLHNIDWEMSGGENWAVLGCNGAGKSTLLRLLYGDAAAYAAEEQMQRLPEKGDSLRSVRGRMGMVSASMQASFGEAVGKPIPIFDMVISGFFSSAGLFDEINDEMREKAWEWLKFFGIEDLAQRPMEQVSYGQLRKAFIARALISGPDVLLLDEPMAGVDEESRGEIFNLLESLASAGVSMVYVTHHHEELIPSVSHVLELKEGRVSFRGKKEEYFK; via the coding sequence ATGAGTAAAAAATTGGTTTCCATGAAGGATGTTTCACTTTCCCTTGACCGTGGACCAGTGTTGCAGGGAATTGACTGGGATATCAAACAGGGTGAGCATTGGGCTGTGCTTGGTCCTAACGGTGCAGGCAAGACTACTCTTATGATGATTCTGGCAGGAGAGGTCTGGCCGGATGATGACAAGACCAGAGAATATTTTATTGCAGGCGGCAAGACCTCAAGTCCTCTTGAGCCTTTGGAACGTTACCGTATGATTTCTCCTGAGCATCAGGATATTTTTTTGAAACTGGCTTGGGATGTGACGGGTGAGGAAGTGGTCTTGTCAGGAAAGGACAATACACCGTTTCTCTACAGGCTGGCAGATGAAGAAGAGTACGAAAAGGTACGTGATTTGATGCAGTCTCTGGGGATGCTTGATCTTGCCAAACGCAGTATGGTGGCCATGTCCCGCGGCGAAGGGCGTAAGATTCTGATTGCCCGCGCGCTAATGGCTCAGCCGGAAATGCTTATTCTGGATGAATTTCTTGAGGGGATTGACCGGCAGTCCAGAGTTCAGCTTATGCATGCTATTGATGCCGCTGCCGCTTCCGGAACCACTGTTGTCTGCTCTGCTCATCGCAAGGAAGAGCTTCCTGCCTGCGTTAATAAAACTCTGTATATTCGGGATGGTCAGATTGATCATTGTGAAGACGGGCAGGGCAGGGGGATTGCCTGCACTGTCAATTCCGCTCAGGAACGTATTCCCCCGGCTGTTAATGCGGTTGAGGCTGGCAAAACTTTGTTTCGTCTCTCTGATTCAAGTGTGGTTTTTCTCGGGAAAACTGTATTGCACAATATTGACTGGGAAATGAGCGGCGGGGAAAACTGGGCTGTGCTTGGGTGTAACGGGGCGGGAAAATCGACCTTATTACGCCTTTTGTACGGAGACGCTGCCGCCTACGCTGCTGAAGAGCAAATGCAAAGACTCCCTGAAAAGGGGGATTCTCTACGTTCTGTAAGGGGGCGTATGGGCATGGTTTCAGCTTCTATGCAGGCTTCTTTTGGTGAGGCAGTCGGTAAACCTATTCCCATTTTTGACATGGTCATTTCAGGTTTCTTTTCATCAGCGGGGCTTTTTGATGAAATAAATGACGAAATGCGGGAAAAGGCATGGGAATGGCTTAAGTTTTTCGGCATTGAAGATTTAGCGCAAAGACCTATGGAGCAGGTCTCTTACGGTCAGCTTCGTAAAGCTTTTATCGCCCGTGCTCTTATTTCAGGTCCGGATGTGCTGCTTCTTGATGAACCTATGGCCGGAGTGGACGAGGAGTCGCGCGGGGAAATATTTAACCTTCTGGAGTCACTTGCTTCTGCCGGGGTATCTATGGTTTATGTTACCCACCATCACGAAGAACTGATTCCGTCTGTTTCTCATGTGCTGGAGCTTAAAGAGGGACGGGTTTCATTCAGAGGCAAAAAGGAAGAGTATTTCAAATAA
- the hypF gene encoding carbamoyltransferase HypF, translating to MSENNILRRLHTVTGQVQGVGFRPFVYKTALKYNLSGTVLNSPEGVLIEVQGTLQNLNKFDQTFIDELPRLARIISHKKKDLIPVQGEEQFCILASTAGEGHCVLISPDVATCPDCFADMNDPQNRRYEYPFTNCTNCGPRYTITRSIPYDRPVTSMACFPLCMDCKEEYENPLDRRFHAQPNACSECGPEVWLTDNDGNKLADSLTALSKLAKLLSGGRIAAIKGLGGFHLVCDASNPQAVQTLRERKNRPDKPLAVMLKDVTEAEKLADLTENDIELLEGLQRPIVLAPKNKNYSLAPEIAPDTDFIGLMVPYTPLHQVLLKYFSALNENSSPSALVMTSGNMSCAPICIGNREALKRLPHIADVFLFHNRDILIRVDDSVTRSVPEFNGEEKNRTIFMRRARGFTPSPVFLAQEGPCVLGTGPELKNTLCFTKGDQGFSSQHIGDMQNLETTNFWKEIRLHLQSILKIKPRLIVHDLHPDYLTTLLAEEIAQNESIETTALQHHYAHIYSVLAENKHTGPALGLALDGTGLGDDRTIWGGECLYIDNEKLEHRRIAHFTYLRLPGGEAAVREPWRIARAAATDLGLDSRQISVPAEFQAGLKMFDQILEKNINCPATSSCGRLFDAISAMLGLCSKISYEGQAAIILEKNQDHTEKNTYDCPVDQATTPFTINTGELFKQAYRDKMNGVPPATISRRFHKGLISGLADCAELAAAKTGVKTIGLSGGVMQNLTIAVELPEELKSRGLNPLVHRYLPPNDGCISLGQAVYGQILLNRRN from the coding sequence ATGAGTGAAAACAACATATTGCGCAGACTTCACACTGTCACCGGACAGGTACAGGGAGTCGGTTTCAGACCTTTCGTTTATAAAACAGCCCTAAAATACAATCTTTCCGGAACTGTTCTGAACAGTCCGGAAGGCGTACTCATCGAAGTACAGGGAACACTCCAAAACCTGAATAAATTTGATCAGACTTTCATTGATGAGCTGCCCAGACTGGCAAGAATTATTTCACACAAGAAAAAAGACCTCATCCCCGTGCAGGGAGAAGAACAATTCTGCATTCTCGCATCAACTGCCGGAGAGGGCCATTGCGTGCTTATCAGCCCTGACGTAGCCACCTGCCCTGACTGTTTTGCTGATATGAATGACCCGCAAAACCGCCGTTATGAATACCCTTTCACCAACTGCACCAATTGCGGCCCGCGCTACACCATCACCCGCTCAATTCCGTATGACCGCCCTGTAACATCAATGGCCTGTTTCCCATTATGCATGGACTGCAAGGAAGAATATGAGAATCCACTGGACCGCAGATTCCACGCGCAGCCCAATGCCTGCTCCGAGTGCGGCCCTGAAGTCTGGCTCACTGACAACGACGGCAACAAACTGGCTGACTCATTGACCGCCCTTTCTAAACTGGCCAAACTTCTCTCCGGAGGTAGAATTGCAGCAATAAAAGGCCTCGGCGGCTTCCACTTAGTCTGCGATGCATCCAATCCGCAAGCAGTGCAAACCCTGCGTGAACGCAAAAACCGCCCAGATAAACCACTGGCGGTAATGCTTAAAGACGTAACTGAAGCTGAAAAACTGGCAGATCTCACAGAAAATGACATCGAACTGCTTGAGGGACTTCAGCGTCCCATCGTGCTTGCACCAAAAAATAAAAACTACTCTCTGGCCCCCGAAATTGCACCTGATACTGATTTCATAGGATTGATGGTTCCCTACACGCCGCTGCACCAAGTGCTGCTTAAATATTTTTCAGCCTTAAACGAAAACTCCAGCCCGTCTGCGCTGGTCATGACTTCGGGCAATATGAGTTGCGCGCCTATATGCATTGGAAATCGAGAAGCTTTAAAACGACTGCCCCATATTGCAGACGTCTTCCTGTTCCACAACCGCGACATCCTCATCAGGGTGGATGACTCGGTCACAAGATCCGTCCCCGAATTCAATGGTGAGGAAAAAAACCGCACAATATTCATGCGCAGAGCCAGAGGCTTTACTCCTTCCCCTGTCTTTTTGGCACAAGAAGGCCCATGTGTACTTGGAACCGGCCCGGAGCTGAAAAACACCCTATGTTTCACCAAAGGCGACCAAGGATTCAGCAGCCAGCATATCGGTGATATGCAGAACCTTGAAACGACCAACTTCTGGAAAGAGATCCGGCTGCATCTTCAATCCATCCTCAAAATAAAACCCAGGCTCATCGTACACGATCTGCATCCTGATTACCTGACAACACTTCTGGCAGAAGAAATTGCGCAAAACGAATCAATTGAAACAACAGCTCTGCAACATCATTACGCCCATATCTATTCCGTACTTGCTGAAAACAAACATACCGGCCCAGCACTGGGCTTAGCTCTTGATGGAACCGGACTGGGTGATGACCGAACGATCTGGGGCGGTGAATGCCTGTACATCGATAATGAAAAGCTTGAGCACAGACGGATTGCTCATTTCACATATCTACGCCTTCCCGGCGGCGAAGCGGCAGTGCGTGAACCGTGGCGCATAGCCAGAGCAGCTGCCACGGACCTCGGCCTTGACTCCCGACAAATCAGCGTTCCCGCAGAGTTTCAGGCAGGTCTGAAAATGTTCGATCAAATCCTTGAAAAGAATATCAACTGCCCAGCAACCAGCAGTTGCGGAAGACTTTTTGATGCAATTTCTGCCATGCTGGGGCTATGCAGCAAAATTTCATACGAGGGACAAGCTGCAATAATTCTGGAAAAAAATCAGGATCATACCGAAAAAAACACCTACGACTGTCCCGTTGATCAAGCCACCACTCCTTTCACAATCAACACCGGTGAACTTTTCAAACAAGCTTACCGCGACAAAATGAACGGAGTCCCCCCGGCAACAATAAGTCGCAGATTTCACAAAGGATTAATCTCCGGTTTAGCAGATTGCGCCGAGCTTGCCGCTGCCAAAACCGGAGTGAAAACCATCGGCCTCAGCGGCGGGGTTATGCAAAATCTGACCATAGCTGTAGAACTGCCCGAAGAATTAAAATCGCGGGGACTCAATCCACTGGTACACCGCTATCTGCCCCCCAACGACGGCTGTATTTCACTTGGGCAGGCTGTATACGGACAGATTTTGCTTAACAGACGCAATTAA
- a CDS encoding transporter substrate-binding domain-containing protein: protein MSYFIKKILALIFLLIITPATPAYTEQLIISHSSNMPPLSFINEEGEPDGILVDLWKEWSKQSKMNIVFDLRNWNDALGSTLKGETHINGGMYYSEKRAKKWKYGDYLFTMKGALFAADKLGGEQKIDMQESICGVIKGGYAKNFMEEHYPYTPLMLFESSDKMFETAAAGRINLFVTDYPVAIYQLHKFGIENSFTCIKTLYERQLYPAASKAAPDIIELVNKGIAEIPAARKNIIMSKWLDAETENIWQPKTITTLAAIALIAIIFAYRPETNRLIDFLKSKQK, encoded by the coding sequence ATGTCATATTTCATAAAAAAAATATTAGCATTAATTTTCCTTCTTATAATTACTCCAGCAACACCTGCGTATACTGAACAGTTAATCATTTCACATTCCTCAAATATGCCTCCTCTTTCTTTTATTAATGAGGAAGGGGAACCAGATGGTATTTTAGTTGATCTATGGAAAGAATGGTCCAAGCAATCCAAAATGAATATTGTCTTTGACCTGCGCAATTGGAATGATGCGCTAGGTTCAACACTCAAAGGTGAGACACACATAAACGGTGGTATGTACTACTCAGAAAAAAGAGCCAAAAAATGGAAATACGGTGACTACCTGTTCACCATGAAAGGCGCCCTTTTTGCCGCTGATAAACTCGGCGGGGAACAAAAAATAGATATGCAGGAAAGCATATGCGGCGTAATAAAAGGTGGCTATGCAAAGAATTTTATGGAGGAACACTATCCTTACACACCGCTGATGTTGTTCGAGTCATCAGATAAGATGTTTGAAACAGCCGCAGCCGGAAGAATAAATTTATTTGTTACAGATTATCCCGTTGCAATTTACCAATTGCACAAATTCGGAATAGAAAATTCATTCACCTGCATAAAAACTCTCTACGAAAGACAACTTTATCCGGCTGCCAGCAAAGCTGCCCCCGACATAATAGAACTTGTCAACAAAGGCATAGCTGAAATTCCGGCAGCACGTAAAAACATCATTATGAGCAAATGGCTTGACGCGGAAACAGAAAATATATGGCAGCCAAAGACAATTACAACATTGGCCGCCATAGCCCTGATCGCCATTATTTTTGCATATAGACCGGAAACGAACAGACTGATCGACTTTCTAAAATCAAAACAAAAATAA
- a CDS encoding MoaD/ThiS family protein, whose amino-acid sequence MYLSEGIFLEIPEGSSAGDLPACLGFEPEKVAMYFIGEARVEFDHPLTEGDVVKMFPPITGG is encoded by the coding sequence GTGTATCTTTCTGAGGGGATTTTTTTAGAGATTCCTGAAGGATCTTCTGCTGGAGATCTTCCAGCCTGTTTGGGTTTTGAGCCGGAGAAGGTTGCCATGTATTTTATCGGGGAGGCACGGGTTGAGTTTGATCATCCACTAACCGAAGGGGATGTCGTGAAGATGTTTCCCCCCATAACAGGTGGTTAA
- a CDS encoding response regulator produces MAEKVLLVDDEKEFVEGLAERMELRGMNVTACTNPQDALDKVNNESFDAIVLDLQMPGMDGIEALKHIKKTRPEMQVILLSGHATVEKGIEAMKLGAMDFVEKPADINVLTDKIKKAQARKMIIVEKDTEEKVKDIIHHKGW; encoded by the coding sequence ATGGCAGAAAAAGTACTTCTCGTTGATGACGAAAAAGAGTTTGTTGAAGGTCTGGCCGAACGTATGGAACTGCGCGGTATGAATGTAACAGCTTGCACCAATCCGCAGGATGCGCTTGACAAAGTTAACAATGAGTCTTTTGACGCAATCGTTCTTGACCTTCAGATGCCCGGAATGGACGGCATTGAAGCACTCAAGCATATCAAAAAAACAAGACCTGAAATGCAGGTAATCCTGCTCAGCGGACACGCAACCGTTGAAAAAGGTATCGAAGCCATGAAGCTCGGGGCTATGGATTTCGTTGAAAAGCCGGCAGATATCAATGTGCTTACCGACAAAATCAAAAAAGCGCAGGCGCGCAAAATGATTATTGTTGAGAAAGATACCGAAGAAAAAGTTAAAGATATTATACATCACAAAGGCTGGTAG